In a genomic window of Acidilobus saccharovorans 345-15:
- a CDS encoding ABC transporter permease, with amino-acid sequence MSLARRLSVVAARLYAYVYLRGFRVWSTYRTQIALNVVSWVLPVFTYYFTGTALGARIVSGAFSMRPQEYTPFVVIGLAFQGYVSSVITTISGRMRNEQLMGTIEYYLMTQSGVLGMLIYSTLWGFIMNSISMAVTLAIGYGLGVRYAASGLLAAVIIVAELLIATVGISMVAGGVVMITKQGNPVAFFFSTVTTLIAGTVFPVSVLPAWLRYLSYAVPLTPALQGLRLSLLDGVGVGGALWYILVLLAYDVVLLPLGVAVYTYGFNRARRDGTLSEY; translated from the coding sequence TTGAGCCTGGCCAGGAGGCTGAGCGTTGTGGCCGCCAGGCTCTACGCCTACGTTTACCTAAGGGGCTTCAGGGTCTGGAGCACCTACAGGACGCAGATAGCGCTTAACGTGGTCAGTTGGGTCCTCCCCGTGTTCACATACTACTTCACTGGGACAGCCCTCGGCGCCAGGATAGTGAGCGGGGCCTTCAGTATGAGGCCCCAGGAGTACACGCCCTTCGTCGTCATTGGCCTGGCCTTCCAGGGCTACGTGTCCTCCGTCATAACGACGATAAGCGGGAGGATGAGGAACGAGCAGCTCATGGGCACCATAGAGTACTACCTGATGACGCAGAGCGGGGTCCTCGGCATGCTTATATACTCGACGCTGTGGGGCTTCATAATGAACTCGATAAGCATGGCTGTTACCCTGGCCATAGGCTACGGCCTGGGCGTCAGGTACGCGGCCTCAGGCCTGCTGGCCGCGGTGATCATAGTGGCCGAGCTGCTCATAGCTACCGTCGGCATATCAATGGTGGCAGGGGGCGTAGTGATGATAACCAAGCAGGGCAACCCGGTGGCGTTCTTCTTCTCAACGGTCACCACACTGATAGCTGGCACCGTGTTCCCCGTGTCCGTGCTCCCGGCGTGGCTCAGGTACTTGAGCTACGCCGTGCCCCTGACGCCCGCCCTCCAGGGCCTCAGGCTGTCGCTCCTTGATGGCGTCGGCGTGGGCGGCGCCCTCTGGTACATACTTGTGCTCCTGGCCTATGACGTGGTCCTGCTGCCCCTGGGAGTCGCAGTTTACACGTACGGCTTCAACAGGGCCAGGAGGGACGGCACGCTCAGCGAGTACTGA
- a CDS encoding beta-glucosidase has protein sequence MLELRPEHFLRAREIVSRLSLEEAIAQLEAIPFTDLLDEDGRLSEEKARELVGSGVGIVKRVYGNGVVRDLAAAARELNRLQRFLMERVGIPAIPEEEGAGGLMVPQATAFPSPLAMASTFDPGLMLRVAQAIGRQASRLGVRQLFSPVLDLCLDPRWGRCEETYGEDPKLAAAMGVSYVRGVQSQGVAATLKHFVAYGASEGGRNGANAPIGYLDLRNLVMVPFEAAVKESSPLSVMPSYNDVDGVPSHANGLLIDGVLRGEWGFGGFTASDAEALSMLIDTQGVAQGREEAALLAITSGVDVENGYAPMRERLYWALADMARSGRAPESVIRRAAERVVAAKVALGLFENPYVSYSGEPLEEPGDRELAREAAERSLVLLKNEGALPLRRDARVLLTGPSAADGRALLFDYHLQAHRGLREEVTRVVSVLEGLRGLGLNVDFVRVSSWTRCSDEEVRAAAEATPGHDVVVAVVGEVAGGFWLADPEVTSGEGIDRDPVLPECQARLLRELASAGVKLVTVIVSGRPLAIPDDVVRSSVAILYSFYPGEEGGNAIARALAGLVNPSGRLPVTIPASVGDLPVRYNLRRSSYSRITRRRPSAAFPFGHGLSYSRVEYSDLELITYDNGVRASFTVRNLGPLDVEEVSQLYMSAPSQAYERPKVELVGFARVPLKVNEARRVTFSVSYEALSVYLPGDRLVVPGGTYSFYVGPSSADLRLSGSLRLDEVRLGGRGGGLWAAVSY, from the coding sequence TTGCTGGAGCTAAGGCCTGAGCACTTCCTCAGGGCGAGGGAAATAGTCTCAAGGCTGTCCCTGGAGGAGGCCATAGCCCAGCTGGAGGCCATACCGTTCACGGACCTCCTCGACGAGGACGGAAGGCTCTCGGAGGAGAAGGCAAGGGAACTGGTCGGCAGCGGGGTCGGCATAGTCAAGAGGGTCTACGGCAACGGCGTCGTGAGGGACCTGGCGGCCGCCGCCAGGGAGCTCAACAGGCTGCAGCGGTTCCTTATGGAGAGGGTTGGCATACCTGCCATACCTGAGGAGGAGGGGGCGGGAGGGCTGATGGTGCCCCAGGCCACGGCCTTCCCCTCGCCCCTGGCAATGGCCAGCACCTTTGACCCCGGCCTGATGCTGAGGGTTGCCCAGGCCATTGGAAGGCAGGCCTCAAGGCTTGGCGTCAGGCAGCTCTTCTCCCCAGTGCTTGACCTCTGCCTGGACCCCAGGTGGGGCAGGTGCGAGGAGACTTACGGCGAGGATCCCAAGCTGGCTGCAGCCATGGGGGTGAGCTACGTCAGGGGGGTGCAGTCCCAGGGGGTGGCCGCGACGCTGAAGCACTTCGTGGCCTACGGCGCCTCGGAGGGTGGCAGGAACGGCGCCAACGCCCCCATAGGCTACCTGGACCTCAGGAACCTCGTTATGGTCCCCTTCGAGGCGGCCGTCAAGGAGTCCTCGCCCCTCTCAGTCATGCCTTCATACAACGACGTTGACGGGGTCCCAAGCCACGCCAACGGGCTCCTCATAGACGGCGTCCTCAGGGGCGAGTGGGGCTTCGGCGGCTTCACAGCGTCAGACGCCGAGGCCCTGAGCATGCTCATTGACACCCAGGGCGTCGCCCAGGGGAGGGAGGAGGCCGCGCTCCTGGCCATAACGTCAGGAGTTGACGTGGAGAACGGCTACGCGCCCATGAGGGAGAGGCTCTACTGGGCCCTGGCAGACATGGCCAGGTCAGGCAGGGCGCCGGAGTCCGTGATAAGGAGGGCTGCCGAGAGGGTGGTCGCGGCTAAGGTGGCCCTCGGCCTCTTTGAGAACCCTTACGTGAGCTACTCGGGCGAGCCGCTGGAGGAGCCTGGCGACAGGGAGCTGGCCAGGGAGGCCGCTGAGAGGTCCCTGGTGCTGCTTAAGAACGAGGGGGCCCTGCCCCTGAGGCGCGACGCTAGGGTCCTGCTGACGGGCCCCAGCGCCGCAGATGGCAGGGCCCTGCTCTTCGACTACCACCTCCAGGCCCACAGGGGCCTCAGGGAGGAGGTCACCAGGGTTGTGAGCGTACTTGAGGGCCTCAGGGGCCTGGGGCTCAACGTCGACTTCGTCAGAGTGAGCAGCTGGACCAGGTGCAGCGACGAGGAGGTCAGGGCTGCGGCCGAGGCCACACCCGGGCACGACGTAGTCGTTGCCGTCGTCGGCGAGGTTGCGGGCGGCTTCTGGCTGGCGGACCCCGAGGTTACCTCGGGCGAGGGGATAGACAGGGACCCCGTGCTGCCCGAGTGCCAGGCGAGGCTTCTCAGGGAGCTGGCCAGCGCTGGAGTTAAGTTGGTCACAGTGATCGTCTCCGGCAGGCCCTTGGCCATACCTGATGACGTGGTCAGGTCATCCGTGGCGATCCTGTACTCGTTCTACCCGGGCGAGGAGGGGGGCAACGCTATAGCGAGGGCCCTGGCGGGCCTGGTGAACCCCTCGGGCAGGCTTCCAGTGACGATACCGGCCTCCGTTGGTGACCTGCCGGTCAGGTACAACCTCCGCAGGTCCTCATACTCCAGGATCACCAGGAGGAGGCCCTCGGCGGCCTTCCCGTTCGGCCACGGGCTGAGCTACTCAAGGGTCGAGTACTCTGACCTTGAGCTGATTACCTATGACAATGGAGTCAGGGCCTCCTTTACAGTGAGGAACCTGGGCCCCCTTGATGTTGAGGAGGTGTCACAGCTCTACATGAGCGCTCCCTCCCAGGCCTACGAGAGGCCAAAGGTGGAGCTGGTGGGCTTCGCCAGGGTGCCCCTTAAGGTCAACGAGGCCAGGCGGGTCACGTTCAGCGTCAGCTATGAAGCTCTCTCGGTTTACCTGCCGGGCGACAGGCTTGTAGTGCCCGGGGGCACCTACAGCTTCTACGTCGGCCCCTCCTCCGCGGACCTCAGGCTGAGCGGCTCACTGAGACTTGATGAGGTGAGGCTCGGCGGCCGCGGCGGCGGCCTGTGGGCTGCGGTCAGCTACTGA
- a CDS encoding endonuclease of RecB family, with translation MPRYFSLILRHYSIYLGLHRELGEPVLRASESIAASRLESMGFRVLEFHRKVIVDGVEASDIDIVAEKDNVLYAVEVKAGLVDVSSVRQAYVNSVLTGMRPAIVARGYSDEAARAVASRLGVEVIILDDQLFVQPDELRELIVDAVEEALERVTLPLSFCGSLSEEELRAVKAIASAEDFSSAAKALGVTTEQLGRLVESMRRRGVMPRGDFRAMRVASRLLLLCSR, from the coding sequence ATGCCAAGGTATTTCAGCCTTATCCTTAGGCATTACAGTATTTACCTTGGCCTCCACAGGGAGCTCGGTGAGCCGGTGCTCAGGGCCAGCGAGTCCATAGCGGCCTCCCGCCTGGAGTCCATGGGCTTCAGGGTGCTGGAGTTCCACAGGAAGGTCATAGTAGACGGCGTCGAGGCCTCGGACATAGACATAGTTGCAGAGAAGGACAACGTCCTATACGCAGTCGAGGTCAAGGCCGGCCTGGTTGACGTGTCTTCCGTCAGGCAGGCCTACGTTAACTCCGTGCTCACGGGCATGAGGCCAGCCATAGTGGCCAGGGGCTACTCGGACGAGGCGGCCAGGGCGGTGGCCTCGAGGCTCGGGGTTGAGGTGATAATTTTGGATGACCAGCTCTTCGTTCAGCCCGACGAGCTGAGGGAGCTGATAGTTGACGCCGTGGAGGAGGCCCTGGAGAGGGTGACGCTGCCGCTCTCCTTCTGCGGCAGCCTGAGCGAGGAGGAGCTCAGGGCGGTCAAGGCCATAGCGTCGGCCGAGGACTTCAGCTCCGCGGCCAAGGCGCTCGGGGTCACGACGGAGCAGCTGGGAAGGCTCGTGGAGTCCATGAGGAGGAGGGGCGTTATGCCGAGGGGCGACTTCAGGGCCATGAGGGTGGCCTCGAGGCTTTTGCTCCTGTGCAGCCGCTGA
- a CDS encoding ABC transporter ATP-binding protein produces the protein MFKVKSLEVRALDGVSIRVPRSSVVALVGPNGSGKTTLIKILSTLLLPTSGKAYVMSYDVTRDVKEVRGSIGLVLTGERLFYYRLTGYENLLFFASLYDMSLGEARRRARETLELVGLGRWANVQYMKYSLGMQRRLAIARALIHDPPVLLLDEPTLGLDPVSARELRGLVKSLSRDKAVLMTSHYMGEVEGLADYIYVIKYGRIIAEGTPASLKAAVGKVVEASLPYDAVPQDLRRFMAFVRGSRAVLRVPRSMADRLDGRAEYYREDEPTLEDVYAALVGEETMEIDHRSRVRGGWAWRGGMA, from the coding sequence GTGTTCAAGGTCAAGTCGCTGGAGGTCAGGGCCCTGGACGGGGTGAGCATCAGGGTCCCCAGGAGCTCGGTGGTCGCCCTGGTGGGCCCCAACGGCTCGGGCAAGACGACGCTGATAAAGATACTCTCAACTCTCCTGCTCCCCACCTCCGGGAAGGCCTACGTCATGAGCTATGACGTCACAAGGGACGTCAAGGAGGTCAGGGGAAGCATAGGGCTCGTGCTGACGGGCGAGAGGCTTTTCTACTACAGGCTCACGGGCTACGAGAACCTGCTCTTCTTCGCGAGCCTCTACGACATGAGCCTCGGCGAGGCCAGGCGGAGGGCGAGGGAGACGCTGGAGCTCGTGGGCCTGGGCAGGTGGGCAAACGTGCAGTACATGAAGTACAGCCTGGGGATGCAGAGGAGGCTCGCCATAGCCAGGGCCCTGATCCACGACCCCCCGGTGCTGCTGCTGGATGAGCCTACCCTGGGCCTCGACCCGGTCTCAGCCAGGGAGCTGAGGGGTCTTGTCAAGTCCCTCTCGAGGGACAAGGCCGTCCTCATGACTAGCCACTACATGGGCGAGGTGGAGGGCCTGGCAGACTACATCTACGTGATAAAGTACGGCAGGATAATAGCCGAGGGCACTCCTGCCAGCCTCAAGGCTGCGGTCGGCAAGGTCGTGGAGGCCTCGCTCCCCTACGACGCCGTCCCCCAGGACCTGAGGAGGTTCATGGCGTTCGTCAGGGGGAGCAGGGCGGTGCTCAGGGTGCCCAGGAGCATGGCCGACAGGCTCGACGGGAGGGCCGAGTACTACAGGGAGGACGAGCCGACCCTTGAGGACGTCTACGCCGCCCTGGTGGGCGAGGAGACTATGGAGATAGACCACAGGTCCAGGGTCAGGGGAGGCTGGGCCTGGAGGGGTGGGATGGCTTGA
- a CDS encoding DUF99 family protein: MEFTAVACDDGVVKKLGGGVTAVACVSYRELWPRSASIGLIRVDGLDATSVISGMVSLMARPPGVIMLDSITIGGFNFVSLPGLSRLTGMPVVVVYSYMPSLGRLSRPLRQHFRDAELRLRAISLVSGAREVNTRRGRLYLVTWGMGVDEAAKLVELYQFFTRVPEPIRVAHRLASEASEVLGLQEGAGKVE, from the coding sequence TTGGAGTTCACTGCTGTCGCGTGCGACGACGGCGTCGTCAAAAAGCTGGGGGGCGGGGTCACGGCGGTCGCCTGCGTCTCCTACAGGGAGCTGTGGCCTCGCAGCGCCTCAATAGGCCTGATACGCGTCGATGGCCTCGACGCCACCTCAGTGATATCAGGCATGGTGTCGCTCATGGCGAGGCCCCCAGGGGTCATAATGCTGGACTCCATAACCATAGGCGGCTTCAACTTCGTCTCGCTGCCGGGCCTCAGCAGGCTGACGGGCATGCCCGTGGTCGTGGTGTACTCCTACATGCCTAGCCTCGGGAGGCTCTCAAGGCCGCTGAGGCAGCACTTCAGGGACGCGGAGCTGAGGCTCAGGGCCATATCGTTGGTCTCGGGCGCGAGGGAGGTTAACACGAGGAGGGGCAGGCTCTACCTCGTTACGTGGGGCATGGGCGTCGATGAGGCCGCTAAGCTCGTTGAGCTATACCAGTTTTTCACCAGGGTGCCTGAGCCCATAAGGGTGGCCCACAGGCTCGCCTCCGAGGCATCTGAGGTCCTGGGGCTACAGGAGGGGGCAGGCAAGGTAGAGTGA
- a CDS encoding HAD family hydrolase → MIRAVTFDVWDTLLNLKVAREAMIGAVSRATGRPVDDVRKAVSEADRHVRRLRQLRGLSGAESVRASVSYLASSLGYGGDLLQVINDAVASLDVSAVAFQDSLEAVRDVRGLGLRVGVLGNTLFWSSSATRRLLSRAFGDAFDFMGFADEIGHSKPSPEAFLAAAKGLGVDVSELVHVGDRASEDLGGALAAGLRAVLVARGRVSEAIVLPELGFAVVPDLRGLRQVILELSTR, encoded by the coding sequence ATGATAAGGGCCGTTACGTTTGACGTCTGGGACACGCTGCTGAACCTCAAGGTGGCCAGGGAGGCGATGATAGGGGCCGTCTCAAGGGCCACGGGAAGGCCCGTGGACGACGTCAGGAAGGCAGTCAGCGAGGCGGACAGGCACGTCAGGAGGCTCAGGCAGCTCAGGGGGCTCAGCGGCGCCGAGAGCGTCAGGGCCTCGGTCAGCTACCTGGCGTCATCCCTCGGCTACGGGGGCGACCTGCTGCAGGTTATAAACGATGCCGTGGCCTCCCTTGACGTGAGCGCCGTCGCCTTCCAGGACTCGCTGGAGGCAGTGAGGGATGTGAGGGGGCTGGGCCTCAGGGTCGGGGTCCTGGGGAACACCCTGTTCTGGTCGAGCTCCGCCACCAGGAGGCTCCTGAGCAGGGCCTTCGGGGACGCCTTCGACTTCATGGGCTTTGCCGACGAGATAGGCCACTCAAAGCCGAGCCCTGAGGCCTTCCTGGCCGCAGCGAAGGGACTGGGGGTTGACGTCAGCGAGCTCGTGCACGTGGGCGACAGGGCGTCGGAGGACCTGGGGGGCGCCCTGGCGGCCGGCCTCAGGGCGGTGCTGGTCGCCAGGGGCAGGGTGAGCGAGGCGATTGTGCTCCCGGAGCTGGGGTTTGCGGTGGTGCCTGACCTCAGGGGGCTCAGGCAGGTGATCCTGGAGCTCAGTACTCGCTGA